CACTTATGTTCAGATGGGTCTGTCCTGAGTATATAAAGTCAGAAGTGAAACCACAGGCCTGACTGTAGCTAAAGTGTTCAGTTGCTTAATTTGAAAGATTTGCATCTAATTCTTTCTAAATTACTTCAGAATGATGACTTTAGACACATTTTCTGTACACATACAGGATTCGCTTTAGTAATTCAAGCTCATGACAACATTGTGAGGGAGATTCTAACACTGTTTTCTTGTCTTCTAGGGTTATCAAACCTCCAGACTTCTCAAATGTATCGTTGCTGGGCTTTGGAGAGATATTTGCTCTACTGTTTGACAACAGATACCTGTACATAATGGACTTGAGGACAGAAAAACTGATAAGCCGCTGGCCTTTACCAGAATATAGAAAGTCAAAGAGAGGTTCAAGTTTCTTGGCTGGTGAAATGTCTTGGTTAAATGGACTAAATGGCCAAAATGATACAGGCTTGGTTTTTGCCACCAGTATGCCAGACCATAGTATCCATTTGGTGTTATGGAAAGAACATGGCTGAAAAGCTCATACATACAGAATCTTCAGGAATTTATGGCCTATCAGCAGTGTGTCCATAAAATGAGACTTTGCATGAACCAAAGTTGCACATCCAATGGTATCATCATGCAATGCACaatcatttatttttatttgggcATTTGGGAATGGGTTGTTTTGGAAATAATGCAATGCAGCATGCTAACAGTATCCACCACAAAATTTTGTCTATATTCATGTTTAAATATACCTGTTTGGACTCTGAAGTATAGTTTGTAATGTTTAAACCGTTCAAATCTGCTACCAAGTCTGAAATCAAGTTGTGCTTGACCTGACttctgatctttttttttttttttattgaaatggAAGCTGAAGCTACTGTTTTAGAACCATAGACTTTTGTACATCTAATAGCAAATACTGGTTGCAGTGCATGGCAGCTTagcaaaaatgagaaaacagcaaaccctctctctctccagaatctttctcttcaaaatgtttttccatATGACAGCTTTAAATATTGAGCCTTTGAACCAGAAGAATCAAACTAGTCCTTTAACAAGTATTTGTCCACATATTTTTGTGCTATTTGACATGTACTTTAAAGCTGCATCTACATCACATGCTTTAGAAATGCTTCAGGTTGATctaccttccttcctgccttccctccctccctcctgccttaatgtcatttttttttcacacaacTTGAAAACGTGAGTTTTCATGAAGCTTTTGTCCCTTCAGAGGACAAAACTGTCTAGCATTACTAGTGTGATTTTTTCTTCCCACTATTCAAGGAGACCTGATTTCATACTTAATACTAAATGAAGGCCACGCTTCCCAAAGGTATGTGGTATGAGTTACAACAATGAAGGGGAGTTTTCATATGCAAGAATCAGTATTTGAGGATGCCATAGGAGTAGCTTAAAGTCACAGTGGAGCAGTCTCTAAAATACAAAGCCAGACTCTTAAGCATTCAGTTTTTTCACCTTTAGTCACATCAATTTACTTTGAAAAATGTTGTCTGTACCTGAAGGATTTTATCAACCAGAAGCCAAATTCACAACTCTCAATTCAAACTGCACTGTGTGGGGCATAAATTATGAGCTCACAAAGGTGAGCTTTTGTTGTCTCACTCCTAAATGAAGAAAGCTTCCATGAAGAAGAATGTTTTCAATAACTTAACTTCAGTAACTTGTCTTGAAACCAGTTCTCAGCATTCCTAATGTGGGAGTAACATAACAGTATCATTATGATGTGTGCTTCTAAAGGAACCACCTATACAGCACTGTATTAAGTTTGAAAGATTAAACAGAGGCGTGCCAGAAATGTCCTTGTTTCCAAATCAGCAAATCAGGAAATCTTTGTTAACTACTTCTTTTAGTGACCTTGACTATATAGAGTCCACAGAGAGGTGGAGCACAAGATGGCTGAGAAACAGacccaggctgagccctccaGACGGGAAGGTGTGGTGGGCATGGGATGCGGAGGCACTGCTACTGTCTCCAGCTAACTAGTGAGctataaagaaaaaagtgtCAGACTCATTTTGGCATCTTGCAGCAAGACAATAGTTAAAGGTTCGTGTGACGAGAGAAATTCTCCACAGTGAGTTTAGTTTAAGActgaaacaggttgcccagCCTTCCTAGACAAAGCCCTGAGCACACCATGCTGTAAGCAGGGAGCTGGACTTTCAGATGCCCTTTCTAAATGGCAAGTCTGAAATTCTTAATGGACCTGTTGCCATACAAGATTGTATGACTGACAGGAGCAGGCATTCCAGATCCTAATACAGCTGCAAGTTTGTTGATACAGACTGGGAGATGCTGCAATCACTGTGAATCAAAGTAGAAGTTCCCTTTGGACATTGCTAATGATACTATTCCACTAATGACAGAGCTCTTTAAGAGCACAGGTATGTACCACTACCAAATAGATAAAGGAATGAAAGCATGACACTAAtgcagaaattttaaaaatcgtaCTTGCTCTCACACACACTTCTGTCTGTCAGACACCAGTGTCAGGCTATCGCTGCCTTCAGATGTGCCTTCAGTAGGAAGGCTGTAGTATAATGTGACAACATATGCAATGCATGTAGTTCTGGGGTTTTATCAAACAGAAACTGAAACTATGAAACTGAAACTGTGAAACAAAAATGAGCAAatggtttttctgtttgctttggtttCCATCTGGCCCTTCAGCAAGTCACTACTTAGCACTATTTCCAGATAGAGTTAAGAAAAAATGCAGCTTCTGTACCCTTACACCTACCAAGGAAGCAATGTAATTCAACTTATCCATCACATAAAGGACTAAAATCCAACTTGTGTCTaaatttcacaaaatattttcctacgAGGCTTCAAGGTgccagaaaaaacccaacaaaatatTACATTTCATAAAAGTTGTTTGGCCatctattttttcctccttgaaaTAGGTTCTTTTTGGTTCACAAAAGTATCTTTTTCGTTAAGATGAATCTCTCTCCCTTGCCTCTATTAAAGCTTTCTGACACAACTCAGCATTTAGCACTTTAGTAATTCAGGAATAGGTGCAATGACTCTTCTCAAACTTACATGTCTCCAAAGCCCAGTTGAACAAGACATTTTTTATCAGCAAAACTCCAGTGGCTGTGTTTAGTGTTACAATCCATCACATCTTTAACATACACTATTTCCAAGAACATAAGGGGTAATTTTTTTACAACTGAAAGGAAGATTGTACTCAATTACTTGTCTACCTTTAATTCAAATTGATCCATACAAATTTAGTACCCAGTGACATACAAACTGCAATAATTAAGCAATGCTACCTTTATACTAATGATTGTATTTGAACTTTTTGTACATAGGTTGAAAACTATTTTGCATTATTTGAATCAGTTGAcaaatactgatttttattattaactgaaaacaaattataCATTTCCCAGAAGAGATGCTACAATCTGCATTGACCCTTGGTATCATCATTAAGTGATTCATGGCTTTGCTATATATTCCCTAAATCATTGCAGAAAAATGTAGACTCCATGTGAAAATCAATGTAAcgtgatttttaaattatatccTCTGTCTTCCCACAATACAGGTAGCCCTCCACTTTCACTCCTTATAACTGAGGTTTCAATTTTGAGTTTGCAGCATGGTTTGAGATAGAACCTTGTTAACATTCATGATTAATGATGAGTTATATCTCCACAGTGTTGTATCCCTGATGAGAGATTCTCTGGGAAGGTTTCCCTGAAGGCCCTTCCGACAGTGATAAATGAGGGCAACATCCATGGGAACATACACACTCTTCCCATAAGCACGTAGGACAGAATGGACTGAAGTCTGGATCACCTTTCGTGGATCAACTATCATTTTCCTGGGATTCATTACATTTTTCCTGTCAGGCTCTCTGTATACATGCTGTAATATGTTAACTCCTGGCACAGTATTCCAAGATGAAATGTTGAACGTGTGAGAAGATACGGCTTCTGGGAAGATATGGTtctcaaagagaaaaacactagcccctgggttttcttcctgaAGACTGTTCATCATTGTTTTCCAGTCTGGGTGTTTAAGGGGAAGAATTATTTCATCAGCATCATTAAGGACCACAAACTTGCTCCTTTCCATGTTACGGTATATACAGTCATTTAGAGCTGTGATTTGTCCATAGTAGCCAATGTGTGTCCCGTCTTGCATGAAGCgccatgaagaagaaaccctgAGGTGTGAGTTTATTGGCCAGGGAATTACCTCAACAATTCCTTCTTCTACATAAAACTTCAAGACTTTCTCCATCAGATGGCTGCAGTTGTTCTTATAGATCACCACTTTCTCTACTCCAAGAATCTTATACATTTCCATACTCTGTATAAACTGCAAGACATTGTTGTAGTTACCAAACATGGCAGAAATGCACACGGTGAAGTCAACAGAAGAGGTCTCAGGCTTGCga
This genomic stretch from Ammospiza caudacuta isolate bAmmCau1 chromosome 21, bAmmCau1.pri, whole genome shotgun sequence harbors:
- the LOC131566759 gene encoding uncharacterized protein LOC131566759; protein product: MMCAGKKSYFAAAVCIMTVTSMLAVSYLKLQRLSHQPKVIQEGRRCRGEIAISTITALEGNKTFIISPYFDDRESKVTRLIGIVHHEDVKQLYCWFCCQDNGQIYVSKAKIDVHSDRFGFPYGATDIVCLEPKNCDPTHVSIHQSPYGNIDQLPRFEIKNRKPETSSVDFTVCISAMFGNYNNVLQFIQSMEMYKILGVEKVVIYKNNCSHLMEKVLKFYVEEGIVEVIPWPINSHLRVSSSWRFMQDGTHIGYYGQITALNDCIYRNMERSKFVVLNDADEIILPLKHPDWKTMMNSLQEENPGASVFLFENHIFPEAVSSHTFNISSWNTVPGVNILQHVYREPDRKNVMNPRKMIVDPRKVIQTSVHSVLRAYGKSVYVPMDVALIYHCRKGLQGNLPRESLIRDTTLWRYNSSLIMNVNKVLSQTMLQTQN